The Trypanosoma brucei brucei TREU927 chromosome 9, whole genome shotgun sequence genome includes a window with the following:
- a CDS encoding kinesin, putative, giving the protein MAKWELKLVSLLEQHSLGHLAGKFMDSGITCEEFVALQHEQYGAYGVSSDEDTVNLYHAIKKLRGEPAVGSDSLQSEEESLLVPPILPSTSLPPPMEAATATGAVGDSDDILDEKVKERQYTTRGTTLLMRTDDSREVKRRKSRIVVAVRKRPISQCEQQRGFTDVMTTNDCDELVLAETRQKVDLTRYTHAHRFFFDEVFAETASNTDVYKRTAAALIDTVFEGGYATCFAYGQTGSGKTHTMLGTGGEPGIYALAAKEMLARLDPTKQMFVSFYEIYSGKLYDLLNGRQPLRCLEDGKQNVNICGLTEHPQSNVKSIMRLIEEGTRIRSSGTTGANDTSSRSHAILEVKLRNRGDKELFGKFTFIDLAGSERGADTMDCDRQTRIEGAQINKSLLALKECIRSLDLNHKHVPFRGSKLTEVLRDSFVGNCRTVMIGAVSPTSNSCEHTLNTLRYADRVKELKKSRSERKPLEENEQSEFIMEKKQTSPAARLSSHGRLSISPQGSLNLGCVSTHQNTSNKGNSVNTSSPSLPKRRSGTMRPSGMLCGRSTEQFISESTFKRSREDDEGRQSQQQQQQQGKEEAGRKSIDLDLGNRYDKVVDEIVQLERECVNTHRLYLDKDMALIKEEFSHIMSVEMPDSNIDTYVNNVLDILSVKLKAIHHFQGQMMRLRGLLDEEEKLCQRLEQNGI; this is encoded by the coding sequence ATGGCGAAGTGGGAATTAAAGCTGGTGAGTTTGCTCGAGCAGCACTCGCTTGGGCACCTCGCCGGGAAGTTCATGGATTCCGGTATTACTTGTGAAGAGTTCGTAGCCCTGCAGCACGAGCAGTACGGTGCGTATGGTGTTAGTAGCGATGAGGATACGGTGAATTTGTATCACGCCATAAAGAAGCTGCGCGGGGAGCCGGCTGTCGGTTCGGACTCGTTACAATCGGAGGAAGAGTCGCTTCTTGTGCCGCCCATATTACCCAGCACCTCGCTTCCGCCTCCGATGGAAGCAGCAACGGCGACAGGCGCGGTTGGCGACTCAGATGATATTCTAGACGAGAAAGTGAAGGAGCGTCAGTACACAACACGTGGCACCACGCTTCTGATGCGAACAGATGACAGCCGGGAGGTTAAACGGCGTAAAAGCCGCATCGTGGTTGCTGTGCGCAAGCGGCCCATCAGCCAGTGCGAGCAGCAGCGCGGATTCACGGACGTCATGACGACAAACGACTGTGATGAGCTCGTGCTCGCGGAGACGCGGCAAAAAGTTGACCTCACGCGGTATACCCATGCACATCGGTTCTTCTTTGATGAGGTGTTCGCCGAAACGGCGAGCAATACTGACGTATACAAACGCACGGCGGCAGCGCTTATTGACACGGTCTTCGAGGGTGGGTACGCAACGTGCTTTGCCTATGGGCAAACAGGTAGTGGAAAGACGCACACCATGCTCGGTACCGGTGGCGAGCCTGGCATCTATGCTCTTGCAGCAAAGGAAATGTTGGCCCGTCTTGATCCCACGAAGCAGATGTTCGTGTCTTTCTACGAAATATACAGCGGGAAGTTGTATGACTTGCTTAACGGCCGGCAGCCACTGCGATGTCTGGAAGACGGGAAGCAAAACGTCAACATTTGCGGACTCACGGAACACCCGCAGAGCAACGTGAAGAGCATCATGCGCCTCATTGAAGAGGGGACTCGTATCCGAAGTAGTGGGACCACAGGTGCCAACGATACCAGCTCCCGCTCGCACGCAATTCTTGAGGTGAAGTTGCGCAACCGGGGGGACAAGGAGCTCTTCGGTAAGTTTACTTTTATTGATCTCGCTGGGAGTGAGCGTGGGGCGGACACGATGGACTGCGACAGACAAACACGGATTGAGGGAGCGCAGATCAACAAGAGCCTTCTAGCGCTCAAAGAATGTATTCGGTCCCTTGACTTGAACCACAAACACGTGCCGTTTCGAGGCTCAAAGTTGACGGAGGTATTGCGCGATTCATTCGTCGGGAACTGCCGCACCGTGATGATTGGTGCTGTCTCACCGACGAGCAACAGCTGTGAACACACTCTCAATACGTTGCGGTACGCTGATCGTGTGAAGGAGTTAAAGAAAAGCCGTAGTGAAAGAAAGCCTCTAGAGGAAAATGAGCAATCTGAGTTCAttatggaaaagaaacagacatCACCAGCTGCCCGTTTATCTTCGCATGGACGACTCTCCATTTCCCCGCAAGGTTCCTTGAACTTGGGATGTGTCTCTACTCATCAAAATACAAGCAACAAAGGCAATTCTGTCAATACAAGTTCCCCCAGCTTACCCAAGCGGCGTTCAGGTACCATGCGACCGAGTGGAATGTTGTGCGGGCGAAGCACCGAGCAGTTCATCAGCGAGAGTACATTCAAGCGATCACGCGAGGATGATGAAGGTAGGCAGAgccagcaacaacagcagcagcaggggaaagaagaagctgGGCGAAAGAGCATTGACCTCGACCTTGGCAACCGGTATGATAAGGTAGTGGATGAGATTGTTCAGCTTGAACGTGAGTGCGTCAACACGCATCGTCTTTACCTTGATAAAGATATGGCACTGATAAAGGAGGAGTTCTCTCACATAATGTCGGTGGAGATGCCTGATTCTAACATTGACACCTACGTGAATAATGTTCTAGATATACTTAGTGTGAAGCTGAAGGCAATTCATCACTTCCAGGGTCAAATGATGCGCCTGAGAGGATTACTTgacgaagaagagaaacttTGTCAGCGTCTCGAGCAAAACGGGATTTAG
- a CDS encoding glutaredoxin-like protein, with protein sequence MRHCHMSFAYCFCPFSAHRSASSQGYTRLMRRLSGSTCLLTGVTRAGRWLPTTAPCLSLCSFFLTASRRKQSTSGIGGDVRDIEETHPDFQPRLVSADLAEDEIAMVKKDIDDTIKSEDVVTFIKGLPEAPMCAYSKRMIDVLEALGLEYTSFDVLAHPVVRSYVKEVSEWPTIPQLFIKAEFVGGLDIVTKMLESGDLKKMLRDKGITCRDL encoded by the coding sequence ATGCGTCACTGTCACATGTCCTTCGCTTACTGTTTCTGCCCTTTTTCTGCCCATCGCTCTGCCTCATCTCAAGGTTACACACGCCTAATGCGGCGACTGAGCGGTTCGACGTGTCTTTTAACGGGAGTGACGCGCGCAGGGAGGTGGCTTCCCACGACAGCGCCATGTCTGTCACTCTGCTCCTTCTTCTTAACGGCTTCCCGACGAAAGCAAAGCACCTCCGGCATTGGTGGTGACGTGCGCGACATCGAAGAAACTCACCCCGACTTCCAGCCGCGTCTTGTCAGTGCAGACCTTGCGGAGGACGAAATAGCAATGGTTAAGAAAGACATCGACGACACAATAAAATCGGAGGATGTTGTTACATTTATAAAGGGCCTACCCGAGGCCCCCATGTGTGCCTATTCGAAGCGTATGATTGATGTGTTGGAGGCACTCGGACTAGAGTACACGTCTTTCGATGTACTCGCCCATCCGGTTGTACGCAGTTATGTGAAGGAGGTGAGCGAGTGGCCGACCATACCGCAATTGTTTATAAAAGCTGAATTTGTGGGGGGCTTGGATATTGTCACGAAGATGCTGGAGAGCGGTGACCTTAAAAAGATGCTGCGGGATAAGGGAATCACTTGTCGGGACCTGTAA
- a CDS encoding U6 snRNA-associated Sm-like protein LSm6p (identical to GB:AAS57928.1: Lsm6p {Trypanosoma brucei;} (PMID:14990572)), with product MASVNMEDWIQKPAVCVTVFGESHEGLLQGIDNNFNTVLKQSVGNKENELTFVRGESVVYVGFSDIAESTVPEGNAGCGSVASTTS from the coding sequence ATGGCTTCGGTGAATATGGAGGACTGGATACAGAAGCCTGCGGTGTGTGTCACCGTGTTTGGCGAGTCGCATGAAGGGTTGTTACAGGGGATAGACAACAATTTCAACACCGTGTTAAAGCAATCCGTAGGAAACAAGGAAAATGAGCTGACCTTTGTGCGAGGCGAGTCCGTTGTGTACGTTGGTTTCAGCGATATAGCTGAGAGTACGGTGCCGGAAGGAAACGCTGGGTGTGGTAGTGTGGCTTCCACCACTTCTTAG